A single window of Colletes latitarsis isolate SP2378_abdomen chromosome 11, iyColLati1, whole genome shotgun sequence DNA harbors:
- the LOC143347324 gene encoding uncharacterized protein LOC143347324 isoform X2 has translation MVICKYYQQGNCRYGQYCQFEHINTFDTNSKVNNYNEDEYTAVAVAKEVLSAERGGQWLLSCFAPLKQRPCIPGMEDVSPEEVRWRMYQAQKTGTVEQAKLHFQQLCQDMKAKREALKNPTLETIAMLKELQGTGQKGLPGNTSASNVFGNKTFGNQSNPFSGGFTSPSTTSIFGRTNTTSNSVFGGTPSFGGGLGCFSGGTSTSSVFGGTTNTTGATTFNSGQNAQSFGTNSSIFGAGTSQSVFGQPSVFGASGQVNNVFGRPQTSQSATSAFNTGATSSQSLFSGGSAPQPNTSLFGGAKTTANPFGGSSTLQTTNPLFGTTPSSGTFSSGIFSQPKTVPAFGRAPVFGGGPNFGTAAGPIFSEQPTFGSSSNIFGGPSTTTPTFSSAAQSANAFGVSVSTPAANLFGNAQNSAPAISTPNVSPFSATTPTTSTPFATPTSQFEATSSTAGPFSRPTFGMTTGTTSETFGTTVTSSGTSFSTANTGITFGTPSTTAPLFTPSTFSDLKSSPFATTSTTVTTTTTNPFAPRTQQTTSPFGNFAQSNPANTVTVSSTGPFGKSLFSATMITAVIDDSVYSIEGQLTDDEKSMYLAEKFTFGKIPLKPPTKDIR, from the exons ATGgttatttgtaaatattatcaGCAAGGCAATTGTCGCTATGGACAGTACTGTCAATTCGAACATATAAATACTTTCG ACACTAATTCCAAAGTCAACAATTACAATGAAGACGAATATACGGC GGTTGCGGTTGCGAAAGAGGTGCTCAGCGCTGAAAGAGGAGGACAATGGTTGCTATCATGTTTTGCACCGCTAAAACAAAGACCTTGCATTCCTGGCATGGAAGATGTTTCTCCGGAAGAAGTGCGGTGGAGAATGTATCAGGCACAAAAGACTGGGACGGTGGAACAAGCG AAACTGCATTTTCAACAGCTATGCCAAGACATGAAGGCTAAACGAGAAGCCTTAAAAAATCCTACTCTCGAGACAATAGCAATGCTG aAAGAACTTCAAGGGACGGGTCAAAAAG GACTACCTGGCAATACTTCGGCTTCCAATGTCTTTGGAAATAAAACATTTGGAAATCAAAGCAACCCTTTCAGCGGAGGTTTTACTTCCCCGAGTACCACATCGATATTTGGACGGACAAATACAACTTCAAATTCTGTATTTGGCGGGACTCCATCTTTTGGCGGTGGTTTAGGCTGTTTTAGCGGCGGAACCAGTACTAGTTCCGTGTTTGGCGGAACCACGAATACCACTGGTGCTACAACCTTCAATTCAGGACAAAACGCGCAGTCTTTTGGAACGAACAGTTCAATTTTTGGCGCAGGAACCTCGCAGTCTGTCTTCGGACAGCCTAGCGTGTTCGGAGCATCCGGTCAAGTGAACAACGTTTTCGGCAGACCTCAAACGTCGCAATCGGCAACATCGGCCTTTAACACCGGAGCAACGTCCTCTCAGTCGCTATTTAGCGGTGGCTCTGCCCCTCAACCAAACACGTCTCTATTTGGGGGAGCCAAAACCACTGCCAATCCATTCGGTGGTTCTTCGACGTTGCAGACTACGAACCCTCTCTTCGGGACGACCCCGTCGTCGGGGACGTTCAGTTCCGGAATATTTTCCCAACCAAAAACGGTACCTGCTTTCGGAAGAGCGCCCGTTTTTGGCGGCGGACCGAATTTTGGAACCGCAGCTGGTCCGATATTCAGCGAACAACCGACGTTCGGTAGTTCTAGTAATATCTTTGGCGGACCCAGTACCACGACACCGACCTTCAGCTCCGCCGCTCAATCCGCAAACGCTTTCGGAGTTTCCGTATCCACGCCTGCCGCGAATTTATTCGGAAACGCTCAAAATTCCGCGCCTGCTATATCCACGCCTAACGTATCTCCGTTCAGTGCAACCACACCTACGACTAGCACTCCTTTCGCCACTCCAACTTCACAGTTCGAAGCCACCAGCTCGACTGCTGGTCCTTTTTCAAGACCTACGTTTGGCATGACCACGGGGACCACCAGCGAAACTTTCGGCACTACTGTCACATCATCCGGCACGTCGTTCAGCACCGCGAATACCGGAATCACGTTTGGTACGCCTAGCACCACGGCTCCACTTTTTACGCCGTCTACGTTCAGTGACTTGAAGAGTTCACCGTTCGCAACCACGAGCACCACGGTCACGACTACAACGACGAACCCGTTCGCTCCTAGAACGCAACAGACCACCTCGCCGTTTGGCAATTTTGCTCAAAGCAATCCAGCTAATACGGTTACAGTATCTTCGACCGGACCATTCGGAAAATCGCTGTTCAGTGCAACGATGATAACGGCTGTTATCGACGATAGCGTTTACTCGATAGAAGGTCAATTAACGGACGATGAGAAGAGCATGTATTTAGCGGAGAAATTTACCTTTGGCAAGATTCCACTAAAGCCTCCTACCAAAGATATAAGGTGA
- the LOC143347324 gene encoding uncharacterized protein LOC143347324 isoform X1, translating to MVICKYYQQGNCRYGQYCQFEHINTFDTNSKVNNYNEDEYTAVAVAKEVLSAERGGQWLLSCFAPLKQRPCIPGMEDVSPEEVRWRMYQAQKTGTVEQAKLHFQQLCQDMKAKREALKNPTLETIAMLKELQGTGQKGKLTTGGNTARKSSNFSFATPQLGLPGNTSASNVFGNKTFGNQSNPFSGGFTSPSTTSIFGRTNTTSNSVFGGTPSFGGGLGCFSGGTSTSSVFGGTTNTTGATTFNSGQNAQSFGTNSSIFGAGTSQSVFGQPSVFGASGQVNNVFGRPQTSQSATSAFNTGATSSQSLFSGGSAPQPNTSLFGGAKTTANPFGGSSTLQTTNPLFGTTPSSGTFSSGIFSQPKTVPAFGRAPVFGGGPNFGTAAGPIFSEQPTFGSSSNIFGGPSTTTPTFSSAAQSANAFGVSVSTPAANLFGNAQNSAPAISTPNVSPFSATTPTTSTPFATPTSQFEATSSTAGPFSRPTFGMTTGTTSETFGTTVTSSGTSFSTANTGITFGTPSTTAPLFTPSTFSDLKSSPFATTSTTVTTTTTNPFAPRTQQTTSPFGNFAQSNPANTVTVSSTGPFGKSLFSATMITAVIDDSVYSIEGQLTDDEKSMYLAEKFTFGKIPLKPPTKDIR from the exons ATGgttatttgtaaatattatcaGCAAGGCAATTGTCGCTATGGACAGTACTGTCAATTCGAACATATAAATACTTTCG ACACTAATTCCAAAGTCAACAATTACAATGAAGACGAATATACGGC GGTTGCGGTTGCGAAAGAGGTGCTCAGCGCTGAAAGAGGAGGACAATGGTTGCTATCATGTTTTGCACCGCTAAAACAAAGACCTTGCATTCCTGGCATGGAAGATGTTTCTCCGGAAGAAGTGCGGTGGAGAATGTATCAGGCACAAAAGACTGGGACGGTGGAACAAGCG AAACTGCATTTTCAACAGCTATGCCAAGACATGAAGGCTAAACGAGAAGCCTTAAAAAATCCTACTCTCGAGACAATAGCAATGCTG aAAGAACTTCAAGGGACGGGTCAAAAAGGTAAATTAACCACAGGTGGAAATACAGCCAGAAAATCATCCAATTTTTCATTTGCAACTCCTCAACTAGGACTACCTGGCAATACTTCGGCTTCCAATGTCTTTGGAAATAAAACATTTGGAAATCAAAGCAACCCTTTCAGCGGAGGTTTTACTTCCCCGAGTACCACATCGATATTTGGACGGACAAATACAACTTCAAATTCTGTATTTGGCGGGACTCCATCTTTTGGCGGTGGTTTAGGCTGTTTTAGCGGCGGAACCAGTACTAGTTCCGTGTTTGGCGGAACCACGAATACCACTGGTGCTACAACCTTCAATTCAGGACAAAACGCGCAGTCTTTTGGAACGAACAGTTCAATTTTTGGCGCAGGAACCTCGCAGTCTGTCTTCGGACAGCCTAGCGTGTTCGGAGCATCCGGTCAAGTGAACAACGTTTTCGGCAGACCTCAAACGTCGCAATCGGCAACATCGGCCTTTAACACCGGAGCAACGTCCTCTCAGTCGCTATTTAGCGGTGGCTCTGCCCCTCAACCAAACACGTCTCTATTTGGGGGAGCCAAAACCACTGCCAATCCATTCGGTGGTTCTTCGACGTTGCAGACTACGAACCCTCTCTTCGGGACGACCCCGTCGTCGGGGACGTTCAGTTCCGGAATATTTTCCCAACCAAAAACGGTACCTGCTTTCGGAAGAGCGCCCGTTTTTGGCGGCGGACCGAATTTTGGAACCGCAGCTGGTCCGATATTCAGCGAACAACCGACGTTCGGTAGTTCTAGTAATATCTTTGGCGGACCCAGTACCACGACACCGACCTTCAGCTCCGCCGCTCAATCCGCAAACGCTTTCGGAGTTTCCGTATCCACGCCTGCCGCGAATTTATTCGGAAACGCTCAAAATTCCGCGCCTGCTATATCCACGCCTAACGTATCTCCGTTCAGTGCAACCACACCTACGACTAGCACTCCTTTCGCCACTCCAACTTCACAGTTCGAAGCCACCAGCTCGACTGCTGGTCCTTTTTCAAGACCTACGTTTGGCATGACCACGGGGACCACCAGCGAAACTTTCGGCACTACTGTCACATCATCCGGCACGTCGTTCAGCACCGCGAATACCGGAATCACGTTTGGTACGCCTAGCACCACGGCTCCACTTTTTACGCCGTCTACGTTCAGTGACTTGAAGAGTTCACCGTTCGCAACCACGAGCACCACGGTCACGACTACAACGACGAACCCGTTCGCTCCTAGAACGCAACAGACCACCTCGCCGTTTGGCAATTTTGCTCAAAGCAATCCAGCTAATACGGTTACAGTATCTTCGACCGGACCATTCGGAAAATCGCTGTTCAGTGCAACGATGATAACGGCTGTTATCGACGATAGCGTTTACTCGATAGAAGGTCAATTAACGGACGATGAGAAGAGCATGTATTTAGCGGAGAAATTTACCTTTGGCAAGATTCCACTAAAGCCTCCTACCAAAGATATAAGGTGA